A single region of the Malus sylvestris chromosome 8, drMalSylv7.2, whole genome shotgun sequence genome encodes:
- the LOC126632933 gene encoding exocyst complex component EXO70I-like isoform X2, with protein MASNYRSADSRLSDLELACSDLKTLLTATAKMEENLQQMDNKFEVIDETLLTASKRVGPIQSLAMASKALETRINRAVTPALALLDNFKLSETIQDKLLDLAETLSSEKSRKKRLKKLVKYVDCVDQLKIAISCICEEGEPVIQRLQEVVEFLSRTKATDQYRTHRLRETLVTLKALYETEVDAMRFEGLLDDALLNLQDEYESILEQIKHRNVVDLLAASDKDARRNEIAIVGSDLGTELEVELLRRISQTLAADDCLDICIDIYVKVRYKRVAKALMRLNPDYLKTHTPEEIDEMPWESLETAITLWIQHFELAVKAVLVSEKKLCEQVLGGIMEGLIWPECFAKIADKIMAVFFRFGEAVARSSKEPQKLFKLLEMFDSLEKLKPGFSEVFDGESGTDICTRFRELEKLLVHASSKVFWEFGLQIEGNSDGMPPPPDGSVPKIVSIPMAKVLRTEQIWKAGILSKPETYENLLKDAICNIMEALQRNVESKRSGYNNSSRERDKMGISIPMQHVFRMNTYWYIYMRTRNTELGKLLGDGYMRNNYKVVAEESAYLYQKQSWAPLVRILEKDDLEEKQSKEEKAAKAALVRVKIEAFMKGLEDISKRHRGFCVIPDVDLREQIRAATVKLVIPAYTEFVNSFSGLLQGKSYLSPDSVREFLEKVFDGGDGKLKRRGSKDRTGGGSSAMDGVVKDHRRSRSSTSEI; from the exons ATGGCGTCTAATTACAGGTCAGCCGATTCGAGGCTCTCCGATCTCGAGCTAGCATGTTCCGATTTGAAAACTCTCCTAACAGCGACGGCGAAAATGGAGGAGAATCTTCAACAGATGGACAACAAGTTCGAAGTCATAGACGAAACGCTTCTAACTGCGTCTAAAAGAGTAGGTCCTATACAATCACTAGCCATGGCCTCGAAAGCCTTAGAAACCAGAATCAACCGAGCTGTCACGCCGGCCCTGGCGCTTCTCGACAATTTCAAGCTCTCCGAGACCATCCAGGACAAGCTCTTGGATCTCGCGGAGACGTTGTCCAGCGAGAAGTCAAGGAAGAAACGGCTCAAGAAGCTTGTCAAGTACGTGGACTGCGTGGATCAGTTGAAAATTGCGATTAGCTGTATTTGCGAAGAAGGCGAGCCAGTGATTCAGAGGCTGCAAGAGGTGGTGGAGTTTTTGAGCCGGACGAAGGCGACGGACCAGTACAGGACTCACCGGCTGAGGGAGACGCTGGTGACTCTCAAGGCGCTGTACGAGACGGAGGTGGACGCCATGAGGTTTGAAGGGTTGCTTGATGACGCGCTGCTGAATTTGCAGGACGAGTATGAGAGTATACTGGAGCAGATTAAACATCGGAATGTGGTGGATTTGCTGGCTGCTTCGGATAAAGATGCCCGGAGGAATGAGATAGCGATCGTGGGTTCGGATTTGGGGACTGAGTTGGAGGTTGAACTTCTCAGAAGGATTTCACAAACCCTAGCTGCCGATGATTGCTTGGACATATGCATCGATATTTATGTTAAG GTGAGGTACAAAAGAGTGGCCAAAGCACTGATGAGGCTAAACCCGGATTACCTAAAAACACACACACCAGAAGAAATAGATGAAATGCCATGGGAGAGCTTGGAGACAGCCATAACCCTTTGGATCCAGCACTTCGAGCTCGCAGTCAAAGCAGTTCTTGTATCGGAGAAGAAGCTCTGCGAACAAGTCCTAGGAGGAATAATGGAGGGACTGATATGGCCAGAATGCTTCGCCAAAATCGCAGACAAAATCATGGCAGTGTTCTTCAGGTTCGGCGAAGCCGTTGCCCGGAGTAGCAAAGAGCCCCAGAAGCTGTTCAAGCTCCTTGAAATGTTTGATTCCCTAGAGAAGCTGAAGCCTGGATTCTCGGAGGTTTTTGATGGCGAATCGGGGACTGACATTTGTACAAGATTCAGGGAGCTGGAGAAGCTACTTGTTCATGCTTCAAGTAAAGTTTTTTGGGAATTTGGGCTCCAAATTGAAGGCAATTCTGATGGAATGCCTCCACCACCAGATGGTTCGGTGCCGAAAATAGTAAG CATCCCCATGGCGAAAGTTCTCAGAACGGAGCAAATCTGGAAAGCTGGGATCTTGTCGAAGCCAGAAACCTACGAGAACTTACTCAAAGACGCCATTTGCAACATCATGGAAGCTCTGCAGCGAAACGTGGAGTCGAAACGTTCCGGCTACAACAACAGCAGCAGGGAGAGGGACAAAATGGGCATTTCAATTCCCATGCAACACGTGTTCCGCATGAACACGTACTGGTACATTTACATGCGGACGAGGAACACGGAGCTCGGGAAGCTGTTGGGCGACGGCTACATGAGGAACAACTACAAGGTTGTCGCCGAGGAGTCCGCTTACTTGTACCAGAAGCAATCGTGGGCCCCGCTGGTGAGGATTCTGGAGAAGGACGATTTGGAGGAGAAGCAGAGCAAGGAGGAGAAGGCAGCGAAGGCGGCGCTGGTGAGGGTGAAAATCGAGGCGTTCATGAAGGGCTTGGAAGACATTTCGAAGAGGCATAGAGGGTTTTGTGTAATTCCGGACGTTGATTTGCGGGAGCAGATTAGGGCGGCTACCGTGAAGCTGGTGATTCCGGCCTACACCGAGTTCGTGAACTCGTTCTCGGGGTTGTTGCAGGGGAAGAGTTATCTGAGTCCAGACTCGGTTCGGGAGTTTTTGGAGAAAGTTTTTGACGGTGGGGATGGGAAGCTTAAGCGGAGAGGGTCTAAGGATCGGACGGGTGGTGGGAGCTCAGCGATGGATGGTGTTGTGAAGGACCATCGACGGTCTAGATCAAGTACTAGTGAGATTTGA
- the LOC126632933 gene encoding exocyst complex component EXO70I-like isoform X1, with protein sequence MASNYRSADSRLSDLELACSDLKTLLTATAKMEENLQQMDNKFEVIDETLLTASKRVGPIQSLAMASKALETRINRAVTPALALLDNFKLSETIQDKLLDLAETLSSEKSRKKRLKKLVKYVDCVDQLKIAISCICEEGEPVIQRLQEVVEFLSRTKATDQYRTHRLRETLVTLKALYETEVDAMRFEGLLDDALLNLQDEYESILEQIKHRNVVDLLAASDKDARRNEIAIVGSDLGTELEVELLRRISQTLAADDCLDICIDIYVKVRYKRVAKALMRLNPDYLKTHTPEEIDEMPWESLETAITLWIQHFELAVKAVLVSEKKLCEQVLGGIMEGLIWPECFAKIADKIMAVFFRFGEAVARSSKEPQKLFKLLEMFDSLEKLKPGFSEVFDGESGTDICTRFRELEKLLVHASSKVFWEFGLQIEGNSDGMPPPPDGSVPKIVRYAVNYLKYLATENYSIPMAKVLRTEQIWKAGILSKPETYENLLKDAICNIMEALQRNVESKRSGYNNSSRERDKMGISIPMQHVFRMNTYWYIYMRTRNTELGKLLGDGYMRNNYKVVAEESAYLYQKQSWAPLVRILEKDDLEEKQSKEEKAAKAALVRVKIEAFMKGLEDISKRHRGFCVIPDVDLREQIRAATVKLVIPAYTEFVNSFSGLLQGKSYLSPDSVREFLEKVFDGGDGKLKRRGSKDRTGGGSSAMDGVVKDHRRSRSSTSEI encoded by the exons ATGGCGTCTAATTACAGGTCAGCCGATTCGAGGCTCTCCGATCTCGAGCTAGCATGTTCCGATTTGAAAACTCTCCTAACAGCGACGGCGAAAATGGAGGAGAATCTTCAACAGATGGACAACAAGTTCGAAGTCATAGACGAAACGCTTCTAACTGCGTCTAAAAGAGTAGGTCCTATACAATCACTAGCCATGGCCTCGAAAGCCTTAGAAACCAGAATCAACCGAGCTGTCACGCCGGCCCTGGCGCTTCTCGACAATTTCAAGCTCTCCGAGACCATCCAGGACAAGCTCTTGGATCTCGCGGAGACGTTGTCCAGCGAGAAGTCAAGGAAGAAACGGCTCAAGAAGCTTGTCAAGTACGTGGACTGCGTGGATCAGTTGAAAATTGCGATTAGCTGTATTTGCGAAGAAGGCGAGCCAGTGATTCAGAGGCTGCAAGAGGTGGTGGAGTTTTTGAGCCGGACGAAGGCGACGGACCAGTACAGGACTCACCGGCTGAGGGAGACGCTGGTGACTCTCAAGGCGCTGTACGAGACGGAGGTGGACGCCATGAGGTTTGAAGGGTTGCTTGATGACGCGCTGCTGAATTTGCAGGACGAGTATGAGAGTATACTGGAGCAGATTAAACATCGGAATGTGGTGGATTTGCTGGCTGCTTCGGATAAAGATGCCCGGAGGAATGAGATAGCGATCGTGGGTTCGGATTTGGGGACTGAGTTGGAGGTTGAACTTCTCAGAAGGATTTCACAAACCCTAGCTGCCGATGATTGCTTGGACATATGCATCGATATTTATGTTAAG GTGAGGTACAAAAGAGTGGCCAAAGCACTGATGAGGCTAAACCCGGATTACCTAAAAACACACACACCAGAAGAAATAGATGAAATGCCATGGGAGAGCTTGGAGACAGCCATAACCCTTTGGATCCAGCACTTCGAGCTCGCAGTCAAAGCAGTTCTTGTATCGGAGAAGAAGCTCTGCGAACAAGTCCTAGGAGGAATAATGGAGGGACTGATATGGCCAGAATGCTTCGCCAAAATCGCAGACAAAATCATGGCAGTGTTCTTCAGGTTCGGCGAAGCCGTTGCCCGGAGTAGCAAAGAGCCCCAGAAGCTGTTCAAGCTCCTTGAAATGTTTGATTCCCTAGAGAAGCTGAAGCCTGGATTCTCGGAGGTTTTTGATGGCGAATCGGGGACTGACATTTGTACAAGATTCAGGGAGCTGGAGAAGCTACTTGTTCATGCTTCAAGTAAAGTTTTTTGGGAATTTGGGCTCCAAATTGAAGGCAATTCTGATGGAATGCCTCCACCACCAGATGGTTCGGTGCCGAAAATAGTAAG GTACGCAGTGAACTACTTGAAATACTTAGCAACTGAAAACTACAGCATCCCCATGGCGAAAGTTCTCAGAACGGAGCAAATCTGGAAAGCTGGGATCTTGTCGAAGCCAGAAACCTACGAGAACTTACTCAAAGACGCCATTTGCAACATCATGGAAGCTCTGCAGCGAAACGTGGAGTCGAAACGTTCCGGCTACAACAACAGCAGCAGGGAGAGGGACAAAATGGGCATTTCAATTCCCATGCAACACGTGTTCCGCATGAACACGTACTGGTACATTTACATGCGGACGAGGAACACGGAGCTCGGGAAGCTGTTGGGCGACGGCTACATGAGGAACAACTACAAGGTTGTCGCCGAGGAGTCCGCTTACTTGTACCAGAAGCAATCGTGGGCCCCGCTGGTGAGGATTCTGGAGAAGGACGATTTGGAGGAGAAGCAGAGCAAGGAGGAGAAGGCAGCGAAGGCGGCGCTGGTGAGGGTGAAAATCGAGGCGTTCATGAAGGGCTTGGAAGACATTTCGAAGAGGCATAGAGGGTTTTGTGTAATTCCGGACGTTGATTTGCGGGAGCAGATTAGGGCGGCTACCGTGAAGCTGGTGATTCCGGCCTACACCGAGTTCGTGAACTCGTTCTCGGGGTTGTTGCAGGGGAAGAGTTATCTGAGTCCAGACTCGGTTCGGGAGTTTTTGGAGAAAGTTTTTGACGGTGGGGATGGGAAGCTTAAGCGGAGAGGGTCTAAGGATCGGACGGGTGGTGGGAGCTCAGCGATGGATGGTGTTGTGAAGGACCATCGACGGTCTAGATCAAGTACTAGTGAGATTTGA